ACCGCGAGCTTTTGCTCCTCTATGGGATCAATTGGTTTTTTCATCAACTGTTTTTCGTGTTGTTTATCGGCTATCAATTGCTCGTGTTGGCTGCGCTGGATACCATTCTAGTGATGTATTCCACATGGGTACTCATTCGCGCCATTCGTCCCCACCACAAAATCGCATCCTCGCTACTCATTCCCTATTTCATGTGGAGCGTGTTTTTTATGTGTCTAGCAATTGGCTTCTGCCTACTCAACCTGTGAGTACAAAAGTAATTACAGGCCCTCGACGAGTCGGCTGGCTCGCGCTGTCGCTTCTCGCTTTATTTCCTCCCAATGAAGGGTTTGGAATTGGCGCTGATGCATCAAAATTTCTCCGTTCACAATGGTTGTATCCACATCGGCTCCCGTCGCGCTGTATGCAAGCAGGGCATGGATGTCATGGACAGGCAACAGGTGCGGTTTATCCAGATCGATCAGGATGAGATCAGCTCGCTTCCCTGCTTCCAGGGTTCCGACCTCGTGATCGATCGCAAGCAGCTTCGCACTTTCGATAGTAGCCATGCGCAAGGCCGCTTCGGCAGGCAGTACCGTCGGATCGCCGTGCTTGAGCTTTTGCATCCAAGTCGCGGCTTTGATCTCAGCAAACATATCGAGGGTCGTAGCACTTCCGGCACCGTCTGTTCCCATCCCGACAGTGACCCCGGCCTCGATCAGCTCTCTGACAGGAGCGATGCCGCAGCCGAGCTTCAAATTGCTGACAGGATTATGTGCGACACCGCCTCTCATCCCGCGAAGAAGCGCGACATCGGATTCATTCAGATGAACAGCATGCGCGAGCAAGACGTGGGTATCGTGAAACATGCCCAGTTCATGCAAATACTCCGTGGGTGTTTGATCGTACTTGGCCCGGATTTTCTCTCCTTCCTCAATCGTTTCAGCCAGATGGATGTGGAGAGGGATTTGGCGCTTGCGGGCAAGCTCGATGACTCCTTGCAAAGGCTCCGGCGGGCACGTATAGGGAGCGTGCGGACCGAGCATCGTCGTGATTCTGCCATCGCCAGCCCCCGTCCAGTTGTCGATGAGGTTTAAGGCTTCGGCCATTCGTCGACCTCCGTCATCCTCAAGAAAGACCATTCCGCGTGTTAAAGAAGCGCGTATCCCGGAATCAAGTACGGCTTGGGCAACTGCATCCATATGCACATACATATCGGCAAAAGCGGTCGTGCCAGAAGCGATCATTTCTGCAATCCCGAGTGTCGTTCCCCAGTAGACATCTTCTCTTGTCATCCGGGCTTCAGCCGGGAGCATCTTTTTGTCCAACCAATCCATCAGCTTGAGGTCATCGGAAAAAGCACGCAGCAAGGACATACTGGCATGGTTGTGAGCGTTGATGAGACCAGGCATCGCAACCCTATTTTTAGCCAGTATGACACGGTCTGCCTCCTCTTCAATAGATGGTCCAATTTTGGCGATTCGACCATCCGCGATCCAAATATCCCCGAGAAATGGCTTCTCTCCCTCAACCATCGTCAATATCATGCAGTCTTTAATCAGTAACGTTTTCATGGGAAAATCCTCCTTTTTCTTTCTGGTAGCGATGCAAGCGTAAAGCTTAACGCCGCGAGAAAGTCAAGGAGGGAATTTATGAAAAAGAGAGAACAAATTCAGAAGCGTTGTGCTGAGCTTCGTGATTTTGAAATATTGTTTATTAGATAACAATTGACGAGAGAAATAATGCTACATAAAATGTAGATAAGATTTGGGGGAAGAAAGTGATGTCACATATGTTAAATGGAGGGCTTGTCGGCCTACAAGCAATCTTGGATCAATTAAAGCCTTCGGAGCGAAAAGTCGCCGATTATATCCTGGCTCACCCGGAAGATGTCGTGAAGCTCTCTGTCCAAAAATTGGCGGAATATAGTGGGGTATCCGAGGCGACGATCATCCGTTTGGCTCGTTCTCTTAATATGAAGGGGTATCAGGAGCTAAAGCTGCGCGTCGCAGGAGATTTGACGAAACAGACGGCGAGAGGCAGCTATCAGGAGATCATGATGGAGGGTTCAGTTGAATCGATTATGCAAGCGGTTAGCTGGAACAATATTCAATCCATTCAGGATACGCTCTCTGTCTTGTCCAACGAAGAAGTAAAGAAAGCAGTCGACGTGCTGTCGGTAGCCAGGAAGATTGATGTTTACGGTGTCGGTGCATCGGCGGTCATTGCTGACGATATCCGGCAAAAATTTTCGCGGATTAACTTGTGGTGTGAGGCTTATTCGGATTTTCACGCACAATTGACATCGGCAGTCACTTTAACGGAAAAAGACGTGGTCATCGGCATATCTTATTCAGGACAGACCGAAGACATTATTCAATCGTTGACGGAGGCCAAGCAGCAGGGCGCGACTATCATTACCCTGACCAAATTCGGTCCCTCGCCAGTAGCCGAACTAGCCAACATTCGGTTATTCACCAGCTCGGTAGAAAAAAGCATTCGTAGCGGAGCCATGGCTTCGCGCATTGCTCAATTGAACGTCATCGATATTTTGTTTATTACCATGATCAGCAGGATGCAAGAGCGAGTCATTCCCCTGTTGGAAAAATCAAGGCTTGCTGTTAGTCGGACGAAACGCTCCTCGACGTAGGAGAAGGGAGGGAAGACATGGACGATCTGGAGCTGCTTTTGCAAGGATGGGTGGACAGCGGTTTGCTACCGGGAGCTGCCTTGCGAATCGTGCGTGATCGTCGTATCTGGTATGCGTGTGATGTCGGAACGACGAGTATTGCCAAAGACAAGTCAGTGACGCCGAATACCATGTTTGACCTGGCGTCGCTCACCAAAGTGACGGCGACGCTACCTGCTATCCTCTTGCTCGTGCAGGAGGGAGTGGTAGCGCTGGATGATCAGATTGGT
The window above is part of the Brevibacillus brevis NBRC 100599 genome. Proteins encoded here:
- a CDS encoding TspO/MBR family protein, encoding MRLVHNSLLFLAGVVLYSLGGIAFPDGGTWYDSLAKPDGTPPIYLFRIIWLILYALIAWSFVILIRTKQIDRELLLLYGINWFFHQLFFVLFIGYQLLVLAALDTILVMYSTWVLIRAIRPHHKIASSLLIPYFMWSVFFMCLAIGFCLLNL
- a CDS encoding amidohydrolase, with the protein product MKTLLIKDCMILTMVEGEKPFLGDIWIADGRIAKIGPSIEEEADRVILAKNRVAMPGLINAHNHASMSLLRAFSDDLKLMDWLDKKMLPAEARMTREDVYWGTTLGIAEMIASGTTAFADMYVHMDAVAQAVLDSGIRASLTRGMVFLEDDGGRRMAEALNLIDNWTGAGDGRITTMLGPHAPYTCPPEPLQGVIELARKRQIPLHIHLAETIEEGEKIRAKYDQTPTEYLHELGMFHDTHVLLAHAVHLNESDVALLRGMRGGVAHNPVSNLKLGCGIAPVRELIEAGVTVGMGTDGAGSATTLDMFAEIKAATWMQKLKHGDPTVLPAEAALRMATIESAKLLAIDHEVGTLEAGKRADLILIDLDKPHLLPVHDIHALLAYSATGADVDTTIVNGEILMHQRQFQTLHWEEIKREATARASRLVEGL
- a CDS encoding MurR/RpiR family transcriptional regulator; translation: MSHMLNGGLVGLQAILDQLKPSERKVADYILAHPEDVVKLSVQKLAEYSGVSEATIIRLARSLNMKGYQELKLRVAGDLTKQTARGSYQEIMMEGSVESIMQAVSWNNIQSIQDTLSVLSNEEVKKAVDVLSVARKIDVYGVGASAVIADDIRQKFSRINLWCEAYSDFHAQLTSAVTLTEKDVVIGISYSGQTEDIIQSLTEAKQQGATIITLTKFGPSPVAELANIRLFTSSVEKSIRSGAMASRIAQLNVIDILFITMISRMQERVIPLLEKSRLAVSRTKRSST